Proteins found in one Pectobacterium atrosepticum genomic segment:
- a CDS encoding metallophosphoesterase yields the protein MFHVITGLIALYVIWRLVWRLRVGVPVKRMLAVLLLLVSQHHLITRTFFGTMASPEVPAFVLMLLGWAFGALLISAFLLLAVDLLGVVVRFLSPSAGNILLNNMVLRGGIAAVAMGLAAIGVWEAVRVPEVRTVEVELKHLPPALDGFRLVQLTDLHASRLLQRPWMEAVVAKTNALKPDLTVITGDLADGTVSARHDDMEPLRNLTAPHGVFAIVGNHEYYVEYTQWVQRLNALGLRMLLNEHVSISRDNAAFVLAGITDRTAADFQQLLPDTRAALEGISPDSAVVLLSHRPTGAKENARAGADLQLSGHTHGGQVLGMHWVTQLANEGYVSGSYDVDGMHLYVSNGAGLWNGFPIRLGKRAEITQFILRSPAL from the coding sequence GTGTTTCATGTCATTACTGGGCTCATTGCCCTCTATGTTATCTGGCGTCTGGTCTGGCGCTTACGTGTCGGGGTGCCTGTAAAGCGCATGCTGGCGGTGTTACTGCTGCTGGTTTCACAGCATCACCTAATTACGCGCACCTTTTTTGGCACGATGGCATCGCCTGAAGTGCCTGCATTCGTCCTGATGCTGCTGGGATGGGCTTTCGGCGCGCTGTTGATATCTGCATTCCTGCTGTTGGCCGTCGATCTTCTCGGCGTCGTGGTGCGTTTTTTATCCCCGTCAGCTGGAAATATTCTGCTGAACAACATGGTGCTGCGTGGCGGCATTGCCGCTGTGGCGATGGGGCTGGCGGCTATTGGAGTGTGGGAAGCGGTACGTGTTCCTGAAGTTCGCACGGTAGAGGTTGAATTAAAACACCTGCCGCCAGCGCTGGACGGTTTCCGACTGGTGCAGCTAACGGATTTACATGCCAGCCGTCTGTTGCAGCGCCCTTGGATGGAAGCAGTGGTAGCAAAAACTAATGCGCTTAAGCCCGATCTAACAGTGATTACCGGCGATCTGGCCGATGGCACCGTCAGCGCCCGTCACGATGATATGGAGCCGCTGCGTAACCTGACTGCGCCACACGGCGTGTTTGCCATCGTGGGCAACCATGAGTATTACGTGGAATATACGCAATGGGTGCAACGGTTGAATGCGTTGGGTTTACGGATGTTGCTCAATGAACATGTGTCGATTAGTCGTGATAATGCCGCGTTTGTACTGGCGGGTATCACCGATCGCACTGCTGCGGATTTTCAACAACTGCTGCCGGATACTCGTGCTGCGCTTGAGGGTATATCGCCCGACAGCGCCGTCGTTCTGCTGAGCCATCGACCCACGGGGGCGAAAGAGAACGCGCGTGCCGGAGCCGATTTACAGCTTTCCGGCCATACGCACGGCGGACAGGTGCTAGGCATGCATTGGGTGACGCAGTTAGCGAATGAAGGCTATGTTTCAGGCAGCTATGACGTCGATGGCATGCATTTATACGTGAGCAATGGCGCAGGTCTGTGGAACGGCTTTCCGATCCGATTAGGGAAACGCGCCGAAATTACCCAGTTCATACTCCGTTCGCCTGCGCTGTAG
- a CDS encoding DeoR/GlpR transcriptional regulator, which produces MFDYTDFPEQRQSKIRQILSEEGKVVCTQLSRELNVSEHTIRRDLKELAQSGACKRVYGGAVSLPPEAIDFASRATIDAAQKDRIAQAVIPLIKPNGCVFFDTGTTNLAVAKQIPTGLKFTAVCNSPIIAAELMQHQDVEVIVLGGRIQKEVGGAIGIDTLRQLEKMYFDQCLLGGCAFDANEGLTVFEYDDAEFKKCLVTRSSEVIVALTANKISALARYRVAECDEITSLVTDDEIPPACQSVLSEKNLDLIIAR; this is translated from the coding sequence ATGTTCGATTACACCGACTTTCCCGAACAACGGCAATCCAAAATCAGGCAGATCCTCAGCGAGGAAGGCAAAGTCGTCTGCACACAGCTCTCACGCGAATTGAACGTATCCGAGCACACCATACGGCGCGATCTAAAAGAACTGGCACAATCTGGTGCCTGCAAACGCGTCTACGGTGGTGCAGTCAGCCTGCCGCCAGAAGCCATCGATTTTGCCAGCCGAGCAACCATCGACGCAGCCCAGAAAGATCGCATCGCTCAGGCCGTCATCCCACTGATAAAGCCCAACGGCTGCGTCTTCTTTGACACTGGCACAACCAATCTGGCAGTGGCGAAACAGATCCCGACGGGGCTGAAATTTACCGCAGTGTGTAATTCGCCGATTATCGCGGCGGAATTGATGCAACATCAGGATGTAGAAGTGATTGTTCTTGGTGGAAGGATCCAGAAGGAAGTCGGTGGCGCAATTGGGATCGATACGCTTAGGCAGTTGGAGAAGATGTATTTCGATCAATGCCTGCTGGGAGGCTGTGCCTTTGATGCTAATGAAGGCCTGACCGTTTTTGAATATGACGATGCGGAATTCAAAAAGTGCCTCGTAACCCGCAGCAGCGAAGTGATCGTGGCCCTCACTGCCAATAAAATCTCCGCTCTGGCGCGCTATCGCGTCGCTGAATGTGATGAGATCACCTCGCTGGTGACCGATGACGAAATCCCCCCTGCCTGCCAGAGCGTGTTAAGCGAAAAAAATCTGGATCTGATTATTGCCCGATAA
- a CDS encoding Cof-type HAD-IIB family hydrolase produces the protein MIKLVITDLDGTFLHSDGDYNRALFAEVYALMKEKGVQFAACTGKQCERVEALFGDEAKDIWILGDSATRIKHQGNYIYQSLIKNRLALSLIGVLESVDDQHVIIGCTPNGAMVKETISPALLEKVKKSYTNVTLIPSFAVVTDDFVKITVYDPAGHCHETAKYLDAFHDHVYIVVSEAAWIDIANVGVHKGHTVEILQNTLAITPDETMVFGDGYNDIELMSRAAYSFAMRNAFEETKAAANFIARSNDDDGVLKTIKLLLS, from the coding sequence ATGATCAAGTTGGTAATTACCGATCTGGACGGCACGTTTCTTCACAGCGATGGCGATTACAACAGAGCCTTGTTTGCCGAGGTTTATGCATTAATGAAAGAGAAGGGCGTACAGTTCGCTGCCTGCACGGGTAAGCAGTGTGAACGGGTGGAAGCGCTTTTTGGCGATGAGGCGAAAGACATCTGGATTCTGGGAGATAGCGCGACGCGTATCAAACATCAGGGAAATTATATTTACCAATCGCTCATCAAAAACCGTCTTGCGTTGAGTCTGATTGGCGTGCTGGAAAGCGTAGACGACCAGCATGTGATCATCGGCTGTACTCCAAATGGAGCAATGGTAAAAGAAACGATCAGCCCAGCCTTACTGGAAAAGGTGAAGAAATCGTACACCAACGTGACGTTGATACCCAGTTTTGCTGTCGTCACCGATGACTTTGTGAAAATCACGGTTTATGACCCAGCAGGACACTGTCATGAGACGGCGAAGTATCTCGATGCGTTTCACGACCATGTTTATATCGTGGTCTCCGAAGCGGCCTGGATCGACATTGCCAATGTTGGCGTACACAAAGGGCACACCGTAGAGATTCTTCAGAATACATTGGCGATTACGCCAGATGAAACGATGGTGTTTGGCGATGGTTACAATGATATTGAACTGATGAGCCGCGCAGCTTACAGCTTTGCGATGCGCAATGCGTTTGAGGAAACCAAAGCCGCGGCGAATTTTATTGCCCGCAGTAATGACGACGATGGGGTACTAAAAACGATAAAGCTGCTGCTTTCATGA
- a CDS encoding SDR family oxidoreductase produces MTTRSTVLITGASTGIGATYADRFARRGHDLVLVARDKARLDTLATRLRDKHHVGVDVLQADLTRPEDLATVERRLVDDSAIDILINNAGIAQSGGIVDQTAGSINQLIALNITALTRLATAIAPRLVQSGTGTIVNISSVVGLAPEFGMSVYGATKAYVLFLSQGLSQELAPQGIYVQAVLPASTRTEIWSHIGIDVNTLPEVMEVDELVDAALVGFDQRELVTIPPLHVAARWDTLDAARQGLLSDLRQANAAQRYRPAI; encoded by the coding sequence ATGACGACTCGCTCCACTGTTCTCATCACTGGTGCCTCAACCGGAATTGGTGCCACTTACGCTGACCGCTTCGCTCGTCGCGGACACGATCTGGTATTGGTCGCTCGCGACAAAGCACGCCTCGACACGCTCGCCACCCGTCTGCGGGACAAACACCACGTCGGTGTTGATGTTCTGCAAGCCGACTTGACCCGGCCCGAAGATCTGGCAACAGTCGAACGCCGTCTGGTAGACGATTCCGCAATTGACATCCTCATCAACAACGCCGGCATCGCACAGTCTGGGGGGATCGTCGATCAAACCGCCGGTAGCATTAACCAACTGATCGCATTGAACATTACAGCGCTGACGCGACTCGCCACAGCCATTGCCCCACGGTTGGTTCAGTCCGGCACGGGAACTATCGTCAATATCAGCTCAGTCGTTGGCTTGGCACCCGAGTTCGGCATGTCAGTGTATGGAGCAACCAAGGCCTATGTACTATTCCTTTCTCAGGGACTGAGTCAGGAACTCGCGCCCCAAGGCATCTATGTACAGGCGGTGCTGCCAGCATCCACGCGCACCGAAATCTGGTCGCACATCGGCATCGATGTCAATACGTTGCCTGAGGTGATGGAGGTCGACGAACTGGTGGACGCCGCCCTCGTTGGCTTCGATCAGCGTGAACTCGTGACGATCCCCCCTTTGCACGTCGCTGCACGCTGGGACACGCTGGATGCAGCACGCCAAGGCCTGCTGTCGGATTTACGTCAGGCAAATGCGGCGCAACGCTATCGCCCAGCCATTTGA
- a CDS encoding NADP-dependent oxidoreductase has protein sequence MKAFFINRYKDTGQIGQLPDPEVGHNDVLVQVHAASINLLDAKIRKGEFKLILPYRFPLVLGNDLAGVVVRVGRNVRQFKAGDKVYARPPEDRIGSFAELIAVKEEALALKPTNLDMEQAASIPLVALTAWQVLVETAQLKKGQRVLIHAGSGGVGTIAIQLAKHLGAFVATTTSTRNVEWVKSLGADVVIDYKTQAFESVLKDYDVVLNSLGNDVLEKSLQVLKPGGRLISISGPPTPAFAKQQGLSWFLKQVLRLLSRRIRQKADKRGVRYNFVFMRADGDQLRDITALIESGVIKPVIDRAFPLEATAEALAYAEQGRSKGKVTISIR, from the coding sequence ATGAAGGCATTTTTCATCAATCGCTACAAGGACACCGGCCAGATTGGTCAACTGCCTGACCCTGAGGTCGGGCACAACGACGTGTTGGTACAGGTGCATGCCGCCAGCATCAATCTGCTGGACGCCAAGATCCGTAAAGGCGAATTCAAGCTCATCCTGCCCTATCGCTTTCCGCTGGTGTTGGGCAATGATCTGGCCGGTGTGGTCGTGCGTGTCGGCCGCAATGTCCGTCAGTTTAAGGCTGGAGACAAAGTTTATGCTCGTCCCCCAGAGGATCGCATCGGTAGCTTTGCCGAACTGATTGCCGTGAAAGAGGAAGCGCTAGCACTCAAGCCGACCAATCTCGATATGGAACAAGCCGCCTCCATCCCGCTGGTTGCCCTAACGGCCTGGCAGGTGCTGGTCGAAACTGCACAGTTAAAGAAAGGTCAAAGGGTGCTGATTCATGCAGGTTCGGGCGGCGTAGGCACTATCGCCATCCAACTGGCTAAACACCTCGGTGCGTTTGTTGCGACCACCACCAGCACCCGCAATGTCGAATGGGTGAAAAGTCTGGGTGCCGATGTTGTGATCGATTACAAAACACAGGCGTTCGAGAGCGTCCTGAAAGATTACGATGTCGTCCTCAACAGCCTAGGCAACGACGTACTCGAAAAATCACTTCAGGTGCTCAAGCCCGGTGGTCGACTTATCTCTATTTCTGGGCCACCGACACCAGCCTTTGCCAAGCAACAAGGGCTGTCTTGGTTCCTGAAACAGGTGCTACGCCTGTTGAGCCGACGCATCCGCCAGAAAGCTGACAAGCGCGGCGTGCGCTATAACTTCGTTTTCATGCGTGCAGACGGCGACCAACTGCGAGACATCACTGCGCTGATCGAATCCGGAGTCATCAAACCGGTCATCGACCGAGCTTTCCCATTGGAAGCAACCGCAGAGGCACTGGCTTATGCCGAGCAGGGAAGATCGAAAGGCAAGGTAACCATCAGTATTCGATAG
- a CDS encoding MFS transporter gives MSQPTNTLMIEEPPTRVSPWVMVAVGASSVLSSLDLFIVNLAFPAIRDSFPGATNQIMSWVLTAYTITFAAFLVPSGRLADLYGRKRVFIAGLLVFALASAACAFAPNVVSLILARGLKGLGAALMIPTSLGLLLATYPKTRHKQMVGIWAAAGSVAAALSPTLGGALVEIDWRLIFLINLPVVMVALWLSKHLIESPATDGVFPDIAGSVLLIAGIGCLVTGISYTSVWGAESISLWLAFGAATLFLVLFVRRCLTVLSPALDLRVFQAPAFSFATFGMACFYMGFAIMLLGGSLYLTQVWRWEPMIAGAGIGISPGAAVLASLLVGKINISPKRLTALAGFLFLIAGIWWYAMLGSEPDYLVSYLPGLLLAGAGAGIGQTGFLAGGTAALPEKQYATGTGIINTARQIGAAVGVSVFVAVSGTALYADQYSLAWLLMAGFGATVSISALLLRD, from the coding sequence ATGTCCCAGCCAACGAATACCTTAATGATTGAAGAACCACCCACCCGTGTTTCACCTTGGGTAATGGTTGCCGTGGGGGCGAGCAGTGTGCTGTCGTCGCTTGACCTGTTTATTGTCAACCTGGCTTTCCCTGCCATCCGGGACAGTTTTCCCGGCGCGACAAATCAGATTATGTCATGGGTGCTGACCGCTTATACCATCACGTTTGCGGCTTTTCTGGTGCCCAGTGGCCGGTTGGCGGATCTCTACGGGCGCAAGCGAGTGTTTATCGCAGGGCTACTGGTTTTCGCGCTAGCCAGCGCCGCCTGCGCCTTTGCACCCAATGTTGTCTCTTTGATTCTCGCGCGGGGCTTAAAAGGGTTAGGCGCTGCCTTGATGATCCCCACCAGCCTTGGCTTGCTCCTTGCTACCTACCCCAAAACGCGACACAAGCAGATGGTTGGCATTTGGGCTGCAGCGGGTTCGGTCGCTGCCGCTCTGAGTCCTACGTTGGGCGGTGCGCTTGTTGAGATCGACTGGCGTCTGATTTTTCTGATCAACTTGCCCGTGGTCATGGTGGCGCTGTGGCTTAGCAAGCACCTGATTGAAAGCCCAGCCACGGACGGTGTATTTCCCGATATTGCGGGTTCTGTGCTTTTGATCGCAGGGATTGGTTGCCTTGTCACGGGCATTTCGTACACGTCGGTGTGGGGCGCGGAGAGTATAAGCCTCTGGCTGGCATTCGGCGCGGCAACATTATTTTTGGTGCTGTTTGTGCGGCGTTGCTTAACCGTGTTGTCACCTGCGCTGGATCTGCGCGTTTTTCAGGCTCCGGCCTTCTCGTTTGCGACGTTCGGGATGGCCTGTTTTTATATGGGGTTTGCGATCATGCTGTTGGGAGGCTCGCTCTACCTGACACAGGTGTGGCGCTGGGAACCGATGATTGCCGGAGCGGGTATTGGTATTAGTCCGGGTGCTGCCGTACTGGCATCATTACTGGTGGGCAAAATAAATATTTCACCTAAGCGACTGACCGCGCTGGCTGGTTTCCTTTTCCTGATCGCAGGGATTTGGTGGTATGCCATGTTAGGCTCCGAACCTGACTATTTGGTGAGCTACCTGCCGGGATTGCTTCTGGCAGGTGCAGGGGCTGGTATTGGGCAAACGGGTTTTCTGGCTGGCGGCACGGCTGCGCTGCCTGAGAAGCAGTATGCTACAGGCACTGGGATTATTAATACGGCTCGCCAAATCGGTGCGGCGGTAGGGGTTTCTGTCTTTGTTGCGGTATCGGGAACGGCGCTTTATGCAGATCAATACAGTCTGGCGTGGCTATTAATGGCTGGGTTTGGTGCAACCGTGTCAATTTCTGCCTTGCTCCTGCGTGATTAA